The segment CATCGACTATGTCAAAACAGACCAGGTAAAACAATTCATACCTCCCACAAGAACGGACTGTATCCCTCAGACTTGCCGCTCAGGTATGCAGCAAAAGCCCTGGCCTGATGCAGCAGCAACAACCTGTAGGTGGTCTTTTTCCCCGATGGCGGGTAGGTGACGCTGCGATTCATCATTTCCTCGTAGCTGGCTACAAAGGCCCTGCTGATTGCAGGCTTCATCTCCACCGGCCGCTTCTTTTTCAATTCCTCTTCATCAACGAAATTTGCAGGTGCAGTTTTCCTGTACACGAAGTCTTCGGGAGACACCTCCCTTCTGTTCACCAGACTGAGCACCAGGCGGTCGCCCAAGAAGCTCCTGTATTCTTCTACCAGGTCGCAGGCAAGAGAGGGTCTGCCGTAGTCCACTGCGTGAAGACTTCCCAGATAGGGGTCCAGGCCGCAGGCCTTGATTGCAGACAGCGTCTCATTGGTTAACATGGTGTAAACAAAAGAGAGCATCGCGTTTACGGGATCAAGAGGCGGCCGGCGGTTCCTGCCATGAAATTCAAACTGGGGATTGCGGATGAGCCTATGAAAAACGTCGAAGTAAATTCTGGTTCCATTGCCCTCAAGGCCTCTCAACTTCTTGATGTCCTTCACGCTGTCAACGGCATCGGCCATTGATTTGATTCTTACTGCACCCAGGCGCAGCTCGGCATCGTCATAATGCCTTGCCCTGAGCAGAAGAAAACGCGCCATGTTTTTCAGCTTGCCCTTCACTATAATGGCAGCAGTTTGAAGGGCAAAGTCCTCCTCAGCCAATCTTACGTACTGGGCCTGACGAAGCGCCACGTGGCGATGTTCATCCAGGGCCAACCTCGCCCGGAAGCGTCCGGTGGGGGTCATGAAAATGGTTTCAACCCTTTGCTGGATGAGGTAGTCCAGCACACCCCCGGTCAACGACACATACCCGATAAGGGTCAGCTTCCTGAGCCCTTCCATGGGTATTTCTTGCACCAGTTCGCCATTTTTCATTATTTTCAGGCACTCGCCTTCCCTCCTGAGATATGCTCCGGGCTCGAGTACGTAGATGCTCTCCATCATTTCAGAAAGGCCTCCGTTTTCATGATAGCTGTTCTGAGGTTCTCCAGGGCAGCGCGCAGGTTGGTTATTTTCTCGGACTTCGCTG is part of the Deltaproteobacteria bacterium genome and harbors:
- the cas1 gene encoding CRISPR-associated endonuclease Cas1; the protein is MESIYVLEPGAYLRREGECLKIMKNGELVQEIPMEGLRKLTLIGYVSLTGGVLDYLIQQRVETIFMTPTGRFRARLALDEHRHVALRQAQYVRLAEEDFALQTAAIIVKGKLKNMARFLLLRARHYDDAELRLGAVRIKSMADAVDSVKDIKKLRGLEGNGTRIYFDVFHRLIRNPQFEFHGRNRRPPLDPVNAMLSFVYTMLTNETLSAIKACGLDPYLGSLHAVDYGRPSLACDLVEEYRSFLGDRLVLSLVNRREVSPEDFVYRKTAPANFVDEEELKKKRPVEMKPAISRAFVASYEEMMNRSVTYPPSGKKTTYRLLLLHQARAFAAYLSGKSEGYSPFLWEV